A section of the Campylobacter porcelli genome encodes:
- the truB gene encoding tRNA pseudouridine(55) synthase TruB, whose protein sequence is MNRLFVAYKPKGVVSNHFLGRLKRKYGVKKAGFSGILDPFASGCLIVAFGSYTKLFNYLKIEPKLYRATLWLGASSPSYDSQNITQIQNIPSLDERKIKDELGKLQGKITYTPPKFSAKKINGKRAYELARMGSEFELKECQMEVFDVKFINYSHPFLTFEIKVSAGSYIRSYAQILSQNLSQTGTLSALERISEGEFKFQNEAPLDPLKYLNLTKNSYKGDIMDIILGKKLRACDFDISSDGEYVIEYDNAFSIIKIENQEVKYAINRMEKCLY, encoded by the coding sequence ATGAATAGGCTATTTGTCGCATATAAACCAAAAGGAGTGGTATCAAATCACTTTTTAGGCAGACTTAAGCGTAAATATGGGGTTAAAAAAGCTGGATTTTCTGGGATTTTAGACCCATTTGCTAGTGGGTGCTTGATTGTAGCGTTTGGGTCATATACAAAGCTATTTAACTATCTAAAAATCGAGCCTAAACTATATCGAGCGACACTTTGGCTTGGGGCTAGCTCACCTAGCTATGATAGTCAAAATATCACTCAAATTCAAAATATCCCATCACTTGATGAGAGAAAAATCAAAGATGAATTAGGCAAATTACAAGGCAAAATCACCTACACTCCACCGAAATTTAGCGCTAAAAAAATTAATGGCAAAAGAGCCTATGAATTAGCAAGAATGGGGAGTGAATTTGAGCTAAAAGAGTGCCAAATGGAGGTATTTGATGTGAAATTTATTAACTACTCTCACCCATTTTTAACCTTTGAGATTAAGGTTTCAGCTGGGTCATATATACGCTCTTATGCTCAAATTTTATCACAAAATTTATCTCAAACAGGCACTTTAAGCGCACTTGAGAGAATCAGCGAAGGTGAGTTTAAATTTCAAAATGAAGCACCGCTTGACCCTTTAAAATATCTAAATTTAACCAAAAATAGCTATAAAGGCGATATCATGGATATAATTTTGGGTAAAAAGCTTAGAGCGTGTGATTTTGATATTAGCAGTGATGGGGAGTATGTTATAGAGTATGATAATGCTTTTAGCATAATTAAGATAGAAAATCAAGAGGTAAAATACGCAATAAACAGGATGGAAAAATGCTTATATTAA
- a CDS encoding ATP-dependent helicase gives MDNVLNSLNENQKIAATHIDGPMLILAGAGSGKTKTITSRLAYLISEVGIDPLNTLTLTFTNKAATTMKQRAMAMLGGYNANPLLCTFHKFGLLFLKFHINELGRSNNFIIIDTDDKKKIIKDIESQVPAAIISNEISKYKNMLLSVESVMDSSKLDTQYSKTNYEKIAKAYKLYEEYLKGNNLVDFDDLLCLTYNILDNNPALSSEISDRYKYIMVDEYQDTNDLQYKLLRKLCHNHQNLVVVGDDDQSIYGWRGARIENILNFKDQFNDVKLIKLERNYRSTPSILKAANELIDHNRSRLGKSLISQLPDENPIEILDHIDENAEAKNIAIKINNLLSSGVSASQIAILYRVNALSRSLEDGLNKARIPYKMVGGVKFYERAEIKDIISYLRLILNPNDDFSLTRIINRPKRGLGKVSLAKLEKFAFDNKTSLYNAIYMASENVLSKKLSQTLIELANNIKDLSTLAPYDLISKFDSTFGIKAYYESLPDGAERVINIDEFYALLKDHILNTPNFDLEEFLNELALESEQDRISDDAISIMSVHASKGLEFEHLFVIGLEEGFFPLLGDGSDIEEERRLAYVAITRAKKGLNLSYSNSRFYKGQRTRLNRSRFLSEAGLCEGSLKIESQNEFKKGDLIQHKIFGIGRVIEVSKIKNEFKLKINFGGNIKDIMSSFVKKVI, from the coding sequence ATGGATAATGTATTAAATTCGCTTAACGAAAATCAAAAAATCGCCGCCACGCATATAGATGGACCAATGCTTATTCTAGCTGGGGCTGGTAGCGGCAAGACAAAGACTATCACTTCACGACTAGCATACTTAATAAGCGAAGTTGGGATCGATCCTTTAAATACGCTTACGCTGACTTTTACCAATAAAGCTGCTACTACAATGAAGCAACGAGCTATGGCTATGCTTGGGGGATATAATGCTAATCCTTTGCTTTGCACATTTCATAAATTTGGTTTGCTATTTTTGAAATTTCATATAAATGAGCTAGGTAGAAGTAATAATTTTATCATAATTGATACTGATGATAAGAAAAAGATTATAAAAGATATAGAGAGCCAAGTCCCAGCTGCTATAATATCAAATGAGATCTCAAAATATAAAAATATGCTTTTAAGCGTAGAATCTGTAATGGATAGCTCAAAGCTAGATACTCAATACTCAAAGACAAATTATGAAAAAATTGCTAAAGCCTATAAATTATATGAAGAGTATTTAAAGGGTAATAATTTAGTTGATTTTGATGATCTTTTATGCTTGACATATAATATTTTGGATAATAATCCTGCTTTAAGTAGCGAAATTTCAGATAGATATAAATATATAATGGTAGATGAGTATCAAGATACTAATGACCTTCAGTATAAGCTACTTCGCAAATTATGCCATAATCACCAAAATTTGGTCGTTGTAGGCGATGATGACCAGAGTATATATGGCTGGAGAGGTGCAAGAATAGAAAATATCTTAAATTTCAAAGATCAGTTTAATGATGTTAAGCTTATAAAATTAGAGAGAAACTACCGCTCTACCCCTTCTATATTAAAAGCAGCTAATGAGCTTATAGATCATAATAGATCTAGACTAGGTAAAAGCTTGATTAGTCAATTACCAGATGAAAATCCTATAGAGATACTAGATCATATCGATGAGAATGCTGAGGCTAAAAATATCGCTATAAAGATCAATAACCTACTATCAAGCGGTGTATCAGCTAGTCAAATTGCTATTTTATATAGAGTAAATGCTCTATCAAGAAGCTTAGAAGATGGACTAAATAAAGCAAGAATTCCATATAAGATGGTAGGCGGAGTAAAATTCTATGAAAGAGCTGAGATTAAAGATATTATAAGCTATTTAAGATTGATTTTAAACCCAAATGATGATTTTTCTCTTACTCGCATTATCAATAGACCAAAGCGTGGTTTAGGCAAGGTTAGCTTAGCAAAATTAGAAAAATTTGCCTTTGATAATAAAACATCTTTATATAATGCGATATATATGGCTAGTGAGAATGTATTAAGCAAGAAATTAAGTCAAACGCTTATTGAGCTAGCTAATAATATTAAAGATCTCTCTACCCTAGCCCCATATGATTTGATAAGCAAATTTGACTCTACATTTGGCATTAAGGCATATTATGAGAGTTTGCCAGATGGGGCTGAGAGAGTGATAAATATCGATGAATTCTACGCTTTATTAAAAGATCATATATTAAATACTCCAAATTTTGATTTAGAGGAGTTTTTAAATGAGCTAGCACTTGAGAGCGAGCAAGATAGGATTAGCGATGATGCTATATCTATTATGAGCGTTCATGCTAGTAAGGGGCTTGAGTTTGAGCATCTTTTTGTAATCGGGCTTGAAGAGGGATTTTTCCCACTTCTTGGCGATGGTAGCGATATAGAAGAGGAAAGACGCCTAGCATATGTAGCCATCACTAGAGCCAAAAAGGGATTAAATCTATCATACTCAAATTCGAGATTTTACAAAGGTCAAAGGACAAGACTAAATAGATCAAGATTCTTAAGCGAAGCTGGGCTTTGCGAAGGCTCTTTAAAGATAGAGAGCCAAAATGAGTTTAAAAAAGGGGATCTAATCCAGCATAAGATTTTTGGTATCGGGCGTGTTATAGAAGTAAGTAAAATCAAAAATGAATTTAAACTAAAAATAAATTTTGGTGGAAATATTAAAGATATTATGTCATCTTTTGTCAAGAAGGTTATATGA
- a CDS encoding LysR family transcriptional regulator — MIDFNKIYTFMTIVKERSFSKASTTLGLSQPAVTLQIKKLEEALQTTLLVRRKNGIVLTKEGDRFYKLCMKFEGAMFRFKEEAHRIKDEKFKISVATNLLIAHAILPFMLDKICDVINSDLDVKIADTNNDLVSSLIDKRCDIIMTQERLYNEQLIFKKLFEYDIILVSNMVANQKITPAKLGEFNFITDRTKSFLKGYFEQFGVNYEELRTIYRLDGAVATKYAMLNNKAKEYVAFLPRFLIRQAIADGLLFPIDIEGVKIIRPVFIAGFRENEHILDKVSKISIDL, encoded by the coding sequence ATGATCGATTTTAATAAAATATACACTTTTATGACAATTGTCAAAGAAAGGAGTTTCTCAAAGGCTTCTACGACCTTAGGGCTATCGCAGCCAGCTGTTACCTTACAGATTAAAAAGCTAGAAGAGGCACTACAAACCACACTTTTAGTAAGGCGTAAAAATGGTATAGTGCTGACAAAAGAGGGCGATAGATTTTATAAATTATGTATGAAATTTGAAGGGGCTATGTTTAGGTTTAAAGAAGAAGCCCATAGGATAAAAGATGAGAAATTTAAAATCTCAGTTGCTACTAATTTGCTTATAGCACATGCGATTTTGCCATTTATGCTAGATAAAATTTGCGATGTGATAAATAGCGATTTAGATGTTAAAATAGCTGATACAAATAATGATTTAGTCTCAAGTCTAATAGATAAAAGATGCGATATTATCATGACTCAAGAGAGATTATATAATGAGCAATTGATATTTAAAAAGCTGTTTGAGTATGATATAATCTTAGTCTCAAATATGGTAGCAAATCAAAAAATCACCCCAGCAAAACTTGGCGAGTTTAACTTCATTACAGATAGGACAAAATCCTTTTTAAAGGGGTATTTTGAGCAGTTTGGGGTAAATTATGAAGAGCTTCGCACCATTTATAGGTTAGATGGTGCTGTAGCTACTAAGTATGCAATGCTAAATAATAAGGCTAAAGAGTATGTGGCATTTTTGCCTAGATTTTTAATAAGACAAGCTATTGCTGATGGACTACTATTTCCTATCGATATAGAAGGAGTAAAGATCATTCGCCCAGTATTTATAGCTGGGTTTAGGGAGAATGAGCATATACTAGATAAGGTTAGTAAAATATCTATTGACCTTTGA
- a CDS encoding M3 family oligoendopeptidase, translated as MMIWDLSKFFNSIDELDKFCLNLRKNANEFNGKFSKNLSNLNSDEFKNAMEGYEEILAGIGKVMSYAYLNFAKDTSKGAFLAKYEEICTKIEESVLFFEIEFNELDTKTQKNFIINTPKFGYYLENLAKSRSHQLSFLEERILLRTANTGASAFSRLFDESMARARFEFEGELLKEEEILSKLSSSDRNIRKEAAKSLSKGLEPMQHLLTYIYNMIKTDLKNSCELRGYEYGESSRHLSNQIEKSSVDALINASENSFGLVSKFYDKKREILGFDELYDYDRYAPLGGDEKMDYEEAKSIVIEAFSQFSPLFGNLAKRAFDENWCDVYPDENKQAGAFSHSASSDVHPFVLLNFTGRRRDLFTLAHELGHSIHQYLSYSVGYLNSHTPLTTAETASVFCEMLVFEYVKNRLPKEQKVALLAGKIEDIFATLYRQINFTTFERLVHSYEGEISSDELNRIWLQESKKMFGNSLILNDYYKIWWSYIPHFIHSPFYCYAYSYAQLLVLALFGLYKSKECDNFVEIYTKFLSLGGSKSPKELVGMFGFDIDDEKFWNIGISQVENLVDEFIKESSL; from the coding sequence ATTATGATATGGGATCTATCTAAATTTTTTAATAGTATTGATGAGTTGGATAAATTTTGTCTAAATTTACGAAAAAATGCTAATGAATTTAATGGCAAATTTAGTAAAAATTTGAGTAATCTAAATAGTGATGAATTTAAAAATGCTATGGAAGGTTATGAGGAAATTTTAGCTGGTATTGGCAAGGTTATGAGCTATGCTTATTTAAATTTTGCTAAAGATACAAGCAAGGGGGCATTTTTAGCCAAATATGAGGAGATTTGCACCAAGATAGAAGAGAGTGTGCTATTTTTCGAGATTGAATTTAATGAGCTTGATACAAAAACTCAAAAAAATTTTATAATAAACACGCCTAAATTTGGCTACTACTTAGAGAATTTGGCTAAGAGTAGATCTCACCAACTAAGCTTTTTAGAAGAGAGAATTCTATTAAGGACGGCAAATACTGGAGCAAGTGCGTTTAGTAGGCTATTTGATGAGAGTATGGCTAGGGCTAGATTTGAGTTTGAAGGAGAGCTTTTAAAAGAAGAAGAGATTTTATCTAAGCTTAGTAGTAGTGATAGAAATATAAGAAAAGAGGCTGCCAAATCCCTAAGTAAAGGGCTAGAGCCAATGCAACATCTGCTCACTTATATCTATAATATGATTAAAACAGATCTAAAAAATAGCTGCGAACTGCGTGGATATGAGTATGGGGAGTCAAGTAGGCACCTAAGCAATCAAATAGAAAAATCAAGCGTAGATGCTTTGATTAATGCTAGTGAAAATAGCTTTGGTTTGGTATCTAAATTTTATGATAAAAAGCGTGAAATTTTAGGCTTTGATGAGCTATATGATTATGATAGATATGCCCCTTTAGGTGGCGATGAAAAGATGGATTATGAGGAGGCAAAATCAATAGTAATTGAGGCATTTAGCCAGTTTAGTCCGCTATTTGGTAATTTGGCTAAAAGGGCTTTTGATGAGAATTGGTGCGATGTATATCCAGATGAGAATAAACAAGCCGGAGCCTTCTCACACTCTGCTAGTAGCGATGTCCATCCATTTGTACTGCTAAATTTTACCGGTAGAAGGCGAGATCTTTTCACATTAGCTCACGAGCTAGGCCATAGTATCCATCAATACCTTAGCTATAGCGTGGGATATTTAAATTCGCACACACCGCTAACCACAGCTGAAACAGCCTCTGTATTTTGCGAAATGCTGGTTTTTGAATATGTCAAAAATAGACTTCCAAAAGAGCAAAAAGTTGCTTTATTAGCTGGTAAAATAGAAGATATATTTGCTACTTTGTATAGGCAGATAAATTTCACTACTTTTGAACGCCTAGTGCATTCATACGAAGGCGAGATAAGTAGCGATGAATTAAATAGAATTTGGCTACAAGAGAGTAAAAAGATGTTTGGAAATTCTCTTATTTTAAATGATTATTATAAAATTTGGTGGAGCTATATTCCGCACTTTATACACTCCCCATTTTACTGCTATGCCTATTCATATGCTCAGCTTTTAGTGTTAGCGCTTTTTGGACTATATAAAAGCAAAGAGTGTGATAATTTTGTAGAGATTTATACTAAATTCTTAAGCCTAGGTGGAAGCAAAAGCCCAAAAGAGCTTGTAGGAATGTTTGGCTTTGATATTGATGATGAGAAATTTTGGAATATTGGAATTTCTCAAGTGGAAAATTTGGTTGATGAGTTTATAAAGGAGAGTAGTCTATGA
- the sstT gene encoding serine/threonine transporter SstT, which translates to MIRHIAQRYNDGNLIVQILVGIILGGILGFVAYGGNDIAINLANFAAILGSIFVGALKAVAPILVFVLVSASIVLKEFGHTHGMKNIVILYIIGTFLASLAAVCISFISPTTLVLQNTSVAMSAAPSDISVVLKDLAYKIVDNPLNAIANGNYIGILAWAIGVGIALRQCSNETKKVFKDMSGAITKIVKFIIRLAPFGIFGLVSISVAQTGFAALGGYLKLLLVLVGTMLFVAFVINAIIVFIVTKKNPYPLIMICLKESAVMAFFTRSSAANIPVNMNLCKKLNLNENLYSISIPLGATINMAGAAVTIAVLSLSAVYTLGIEVGFWDALLLSIIAAIGACGASGVAGGSLMLIPLACSLFGISNDIAMQVVAIGFIISVIQDSVETALNSSTDVLFTAIISNNIKE; encoded by the coding sequence ATGATTAGACATATTGCACAGCGATATAATGATGGCAATTTAATAGTCCAAATTTTAGTTGGTATTATCCTTGGTGGGATTTTGGGGTTTGTAGCTTATGGTGGTAATGATATTGCGATAAATTTAGCCAATTTTGCTGCGATTTTAGGCTCTATTTTTGTGGGCGCTCTAAAGGCTGTGGCTCCTATTTTGGTCTTTGTGCTTGTGAGTGCTTCTATAGTGCTTAAAGAATTTGGTCATACGCATGGAATGAAAAATATAGTTATACTCTATATAATTGGCACATTTTTAGCCTCTTTAGCTGCTGTTTGTATTAGCTTTATCTCTCCTACTACACTTGTATTACAAAATACATCTGTAGCTATGAGTGCTGCACCAAGCGATATATCAGTGGTGCTAAAAGATCTAGCATATAAGATAGTAGATAACCCCTTAAACGCAATCGCAAATGGTAATTATATCGGCATCTTAGCGTGGGCTATCGGGGTTGGTATAGCTCTTAGGCAGTGTAGTAATGAGACAAAAAAGGTATTTAAAGATATGAGCGGCGCAATTACAAAGATAGTTAAATTTATAATTCGCCTAGCTCCATTTGGTATATTTGGTCTTGTTAGTATTAGTGTAGCTCAAACTGGATTTGCTGCACTTGGCGGGTATTTAAAGCTACTGCTTGTTCTTGTGGGGACTATGCTATTTGTGGCATTTGTGATTAATGCAATTATAGTATTTATAGTAACAAAGAAAAATCCATATCCGCTTATAATGATATGCCTAAAAGAGAGTGCGGTTATGGCATTTTTCACCAGAAGTAGTGCTGCAAACATACCTGTAAATATGAATTTATGCAAAAAATTAAATTTAAATGAAAATCTCTACTCAATCTCTATTCCATTAGGTGCTACTATAAATATGGCTGGGGCTGCTGTAACTATAGCGGTTCTATCTTTGAGTGCGGTTTATACCTTGGGGATTGAAGTTGGATTTTGGGATGCTTTACTACTTAGTATAATAGCAGCAATTGGTGCGTGTGGAGCTAGCGGGGTAGCTGGAGGCTCTTTGATGCTTATACCGCTTGCTTGTTCGCTATTTGGAATTAGCAATGATATAGCTATGCAAGTGGTGGCTATCGGATTTATAATTAGCGTTATTCAAGACTCAGTAGAGACAGCTCTAAATAGCTCTACAGATGTTTTATTTACCGCTATAATTTCAAATAATATAAAGGAATAA
- the metK gene encoding methionine adenosyltransferase, with protein sequence MYLFTSEVVSPGHPDKCADIIADSIVDAILSQDSKARVASEVFVAGKHIVIGGEINSSVNLSHQEYRTIVKNALAKIGYNGNPHFSKAQCLHPDDIEVDVFLNQQSPDINQGVDQQSGEIGAGDQGIMFGFASCETNNLMPAAITYARVLCDKVYNYALKNPDKLGVDIKTQVTIDYGTKSNFENCKPEKIHTIVVSAPSVESLKIEEVRDLIQGLIDDAGLPKELYDKEKTIIYINPTGRYVNHSSLHDSGLTGRKLIVDSFGGYSPIGGGAQSSKDYTKVDRSGLYAARWIAKNIVAAGLAKKCIVQLSYAIGVAKPVSVSVDCMGTNINSNDDKLSEFVYEKFALTPKWITDKFGLDKPSKDTFLYSNVAAKGQVGDPSYPWEKLDAVEIFKQI encoded by the coding sequence ATGTATCTATTTACAAGTGAAGTTGTAAGTCCAGGACACCCAGATAAATGTGCTGATATAATAGCTGATAGCATAGTAGATGCGATACTTTCGCAAGATTCAAAAGCAAGGGTGGCTAGTGAAGTTTTCGTTGCTGGTAAGCATATTGTAATTGGCGGCGAGATCAACTCAAGTGTAAATTTAAGTCATCAAGAGTATAGAACAATAGTTAAAAATGCCTTAGCAAAAATAGGATATAACGGCAATCCGCACTTTAGCAAAGCTCAATGTCTCCATCCAGATGATATCGAGGTAGATGTATTTTTAAATCAGCAAAGCCCAGATATAAATCAAGGCGTAGATCAACAAAGTGGCGAAATAGGCGCTGGAGATCAGGGGATTATGTTTGGATTTGCTTCGTGCGAGACTAATAATTTAATGCCAGCAGCGATAACTTACGCAAGAGTGCTTTGTGATAAGGTTTATAATTACGCTCTTAAAAATCCAGATAAACTAGGTGTGGATATAAAAACACAAGTTACAATCGATTATGGCACAAAATCAAATTTTGAAAATTGCAAACCAGAAAAAATCCATACAATAGTAGTTTCAGCCCCAAGCGTTGAGAGCTTAAAAATAGAAGAAGTAAGAGATTTGATACAAGGCTTGATAGATGATGCTGGACTTCCAAAAGAGCTTTATGACAAAGAAAAAACCATAATCTACATAAATCCAACTGGCAGATATGTAAATCACAGCTCACTTCACGATAGCGGATTAACAGGTAGGAAATTGATCGTAGATAGCTTTGGTGGATACTCACCTATTGGCGGTGGCGCTCAAAGTAGTAAAGACTACACAAAAGTCGATCGTAGTGGATTATACGCAGCTAGATGGATAGCTAAAAACATAGTCGCAGCAGGACTTGCTAAAAAGTGTATCGTCCAGCTAAGCTACGCTATAGGGGTAGCAAAACCAGTGAGCGTAAGCGTGGATTGTATGGGGACAAATATAAATAGCAATGATGATAAGCTTTCTGAGTTTGTCTATGAGAAATTTGCCTTAACTCCAAAGTGGATTACTGATAAATTTGGACTAGATAAACCTAGCAAAGATACATTTTTATACTCCAATGTAGCGGCTAAAGGGCAAGTAGGAGATCCTAGCTATCCATGGGAGAAGCTAGATGCTGTAGAGATATTTAAACAGATTTAA
- the dsbD gene encoding protein-disulfide reductase DsbD, translating to MKKLLYLSIFIVSLCLGNILEPKDAFKIAILGDNQSGIVAKFDIASGVYLYQDKIKIELDSSDITKFLNIPKAIKYDNYEIYRDLEIFIPAGLAINKDRFELDIYYQGCSDSGFCYQPLRDKFDIKFDTDGKVIANRLKADQTPKSLNKDSGKTTQNEQSQIALNLENNSILWIISTFFIYGVLLSFTPCVFPMIPILSGLIISKGSKDIKSNFIISLIYVLSMSFTYAIAGVVASMIGASVQGLLQTPVVLIIFSALFVILSLCMFGLFEFDIPKSLQSYINSKSSKFSHIGGVIFMGVTSALIVGPCVAAPLAGALLYIANSGDMVVGGVALFVMSFGMGLPLLAIGLGANKLLPKPGEWMIRVKIAFGFIMLAMAIWVVSPILKDEFAMLGYAILGVIFSVIFGAFDRAFSMAQRVIKAISIIIFSISIVVIVDFSIGKFAPNLKPNPKINLAKNEIKFDYVTNLKELKEIIKTTKTPLLIDFWASWCVNCKELESSVFTQSDVAKRLSEFKLVKIDVSQNSIENQELMKEYQIFGPPVLLIYNNSQLKYQITGLITPEELLEKLNQI from the coding sequence ATGAAAAAGCTATTATATCTATCTATTTTCATTGTATCTTTATGTCTTGGTAATATTTTAGAGCCTAAAGATGCCTTTAAAATCGCTATTTTAGGGGATAATCAAAGCGGTATAGTGGCTAAATTTGATATTGCTAGCGGGGTATATCTGTATCAAGATAAGATAAAAATAGAGCTTGATAGTAGTGATATTACTAAATTTTTAAATATTCCAAAAGCGATAAAATATGATAATTATGAAATTTATAGGGATTTAGAGATATTTATCCCTGCTGGCTTGGCGATAAATAAAGATAGATTTGAGCTTGATATTTACTATCAAGGTTGTAGCGATAGTGGATTTTGCTATCAACCTTTGCGGGATAAATTTGATATTAAATTTGATACAGATGGCAAGGTTATAGCAAATAGATTAAAAGCAGATCAAACGCCAAAATCACTAAATAAAGATAGCGGTAAAACCACACAAAATGAGCAATCTCAAATCGCTTTAAATTTAGAAAATAACTCGATTTTGTGGATAATCTCTACCTTTTTTATCTATGGAGTTTTACTCTCGTTTACCCCATGCGTATTTCCTATGATACCAATTCTTTCTGGACTAATAATCTCCAAAGGCTCTAAGGATATTAAAAGTAACTTTATCATCAGCTTAATCTATGTCTTATCTATGAGTTTTACCTACGCTATAGCCGGAGTAGTGGCTAGTATGATAGGAGCTAGCGTTCAAGGATTGCTCCAAACTCCAGTTGTGCTAATTATATTTAGTGCTCTTTTTGTTATACTCTCTCTTTGTATGTTTGGGCTGTTTGAGTTTGATATTCCAAAGAGTTTGCAAAGTTATATAAACTCTAAAAGCTCTAAATTTAGCCATATTGGCGGTGTGATTTTTATGGGTGTTACATCAGCTTTGATAGTAGGGCCATGCGTAGCAGCACCACTGGCTGGAGCACTTTTGTATATTGCAAATAGTGGTGATATGGTAGTTGGTGGAGTAGCTTTATTTGTAATGAGCTTTGGTATGGGGTTACCACTTCTTGCCATTGGACTTGGTGCTAATAAATTATTACCAAAGCCAGGCGAGTGGATGATAAGGGTAAAAATCGCATTTGGTTTTATCATGCTTGCTATGGCTATTTGGGTGGTTTCGCCTATTCTTAAAGATGAATTTGCTATGCTTGGATATGCTATTTTAGGCGTGATTTTTAGCGTGATTTTTGGTGCATTTGATAGGGCATTTAGCATGGCTCAAAGAGTGATTAAGGCTATATCTATCATTATTTTTTCTATTAGTATAGTGGTGATTGTAGATTTTAGTATTGGTAAATTTGCACCAAATTTAAAGCCAAATCCTAAGATAAATTTGGCTAAAAATGAGATTAAATTTGATTATGTAACCAATCTAAAAGAGTTAAAAGAGATTATAAAAACTACTAAAACCCCACTTCTTATAGATTTTTGGGCTAGTTGGTGTGTGAATTGTAAGGAGCTTGAAAGCAGTGTTTTTACCCAAAGCGATGTAGCAAAAAGATTGAGCGAATTTAAGCTTGTTAAAATTGATGTAAGCCAAAATAGTATAGAAAATCAAGAGTTGATGAAGGAGTATCAAATTTTTGGCCCACCAGTTTTATTGATTTATAATAATAGCCAATTAAAATATCAAATAACTGGGCTAATCACGCCTGAAGAGCTACTAGAAAAATTAAATCAAATTTAA
- a CDS encoding rhodanese-like domain-containing protein, with product MIKVLLMMFFTTAMAMAKYINVDIDESIVNDKNIQIVDIRTPIEWSYGVLKGAILVNLTDDNGYYNENFINMIKEKTDPNKKIAVICRSGHRSQTASEILIQNGYKDVINLSGGMILATKKGLDIVKP from the coding sequence ATGATAAAGGTGTTATTAATGATGTTTTTTACAACTGCGATGGCTATGGCTAAGTATATAAATGTAGATATAGATGAGAGTATAGTTAATGACAAAAATATACAAATTGTAGATATTCGCACTCCGATCGAGTGGAGTTATGGAGTATTAAAGGGTGCTATTTTAGTAAATTTAACAGATGATAATGGGTATTATAATGAGAATTTTATAAATATGATAAAAGAAAAAACAGACCCAAATAAGAAGATTGCTGTAATTTGTAGAAGCGGACATAGAAGCCAAACCGCATCTGAAATTTTAATCCAAAATGGATATAAAGATGTGATAAATTTATCCGGTGGTATGATATTAGCGACTAAAAAAGGTCTTGATATAGTAAAGCCATGA
- a CDS encoding HAD family hydrolase yields the protein MSRVIIFDMDGTLVDSDKAICNTINYMRQGLNMPPLDDNEIIEIINNPAKNYMMEFYAVERVSQNMIKIFEEEYQKNYFLHAKIYQDALDIMDYFQKMGYKMTVASNAPDTSLNQILSNLKILDKFEIIVGASATMPCKPAPDMLNFITNRLGNQAIFIGDSYKDKLAAKNAKIEYINITWGANRQIPDSINCQNAKEVIENINSMCKFDTFSI from the coding sequence ATGAGTAGGGTTATAATCTTTGATATGGATGGTACTCTTGTTGATAGTGATAAGGCGATTTGTAATACTATTAATTATATGCGACAAGGGCTAAATATGCCTCCATTAGATGATAATGAGATTATAGAAATTATCAATAATCCAGCAAAAAACTATATGATGGAATTTTACGCAGTAGAGAGAGTTAGCCAAAATATGATTAAAATTTTTGAAGAGGAGTATCAGAAAAACTACTTTTTACACGCTAAAATTTATCAAGATGCTTTGGATATAATGGATTATTTTCAAAAAATGGGTTATAAAATGACAGTTGCTTCTAACGCTCCAGATACAAGCCTAAATCAGATATTATCAAATCTTAAAATATTAGATAAATTTGAGATAATTGTAGGTGCTAGCGCTACCATGCCTTGTAAGCCAGCTCCAGATATGCTAAATTTCATCACAAATAGACTTGGCAATCAAGCAATATTCATAGGCGATAGCTATAAAGATAAACTAGCTGCTAAAAACGCAAAAATAGAATATATAAATATAACTTGGGGAGCAAATAGGCAAATTCCAGATAGCATAAATTGCCAAAATGCCAAAGAGGTGATAGAAAATATAAATTCAATGTGTAAATTTGATACATTTTCAATTTAA